The following are from one region of the Rhipicephalus microplus isolate Deutch F79 chromosome 1, USDA_Rmic, whole genome shotgun sequence genome:
- the nbs gene encoding nibrin, whose product MWSLRDTETNDVRYRLLCGGECTVGRKGAGILIANDASISREHAVLSVAPLPDDRLGDVSYVPLLRVKDLGSKYGTSVNSRELGKSEETALRENDIVTFGKLGSKYKVCYDAPFVVTTSCLSTPNKERLTETLKKIGARLKPEWSDRCTHVVMASIRLTMKTTAALIAAKPVVTPGFFTEVQNRVQRQDLTEVDPANFIPDVTEECLALAKEIFGCNEARKSVFSGKTFYFLTEKQFKSLGELVVSGGGRAKFLRNPDRATPELIAEGSCVIKPGDGADTPVCRYLIENKVRAVSASDVGMAVIHCSTAKFCNPRNRIMNVLWGDDMVATQPQSQEEVCAPDTEPSQQGVVRRRNDSLCAAPSSSRIIPESRLQSASASFGSNLDLLLDGSTGTTTISEQTKSFLSPVKRAPVTDRLNGQPSSPKRSPRKIRKKDSQGTLPLDCYFGRKAQKRKDDAPKETSAAKVPRLEPTSYKGDMVIEIKQEALLPPEQHEQYTSLADEEQNMALDAGESASMSSRWCAEPSQEPLSQSRSRKQYVTEPCDASVEPSTNGSRNLDDLLVETSKVVVEFADLVLHRAKTASTTQATVSTPTVPNFKRFRKAHQAHLVGLPKIIGGPDLEVFVPDVPRHEFEDAEEEEPDELSRLFDYRPADGKRRRLV is encoded by the coding sequence ATGTGGTCTTTGCGTGACACTGAAACGAACGACGTGCGCTACCGTCTTCTGTGCGGCGGAGAATGCACGGTGGGTCGTAAAGGCGCGGGCATTTTGATCGCCAACGACGCATCGATAAGCCGGGAGCACGCGGTGCTATCCGTTGCTCCCTTGCCCGACGATCGCCTTGGCGACGTTTCTTATGTGCCCCTACTGCGAGTGAAGGACCTCGGCTCCAAGTACGGGACGAGCGTCAATTCGAGAGAGCTCGGCAAATCCGAGGAAACCGCTCTGAGAGAAAACGACATTGTCACATTCGGAAAGCTCGGCAGCAAGTACAAGGTGTGCTACGATGCCCCGTTCGTGGTGACAACATCGTGCCTCTCGACGCCCAACAAGGAGCGCCTCACGGAAACGTTGAAGAAAATCGGAGCCAGGCTGAAGCCCGAATGGTCCGATCGCTGCACGCACGTTGTGATGGCCTCTATTCGCCTTACGATGAAGACGACGGCGGCCCTGATAGCTGCGAAGCCCGTGGTGACGCCAGGATTCTTCACAGAGGTGCAGAACCGCGTACAGCGTCAGGACCTCACCGAAGTTGACCCGGCGAATTTCATACCGGACGTTACGGAAGAGTGTCTGGCGCTAGCGAAAGAAATTTTCGGCTGCAACGAAGCTCGCAAGAGTGTATTCTCAGGAAAGACGTTTTATTTCTTGACCGAGAAGCAGTTCAAGTCGCTAGGCGAATTGGTTGTGTCGGGCGGCGGTCGAGCGAAGTTTTTGCGCAACCCCGATCGGGCGACGCCCGAGCTTATCGCCGAAGGCAGCTGCGTCATTAAGCCCGGCGACGGCGCCGATACGCCGGTGTGCCGCTACCTTATTGAAAACAAGGTTCGTGCCGTTTCCGCGTCGGACGTGGGCATGGCGGTGATCCACTGCTCGACGGCGAAATTCTGTAACCCTCGGAACAGGATCATGAACGTGTTGTGGGGCGACGACATGGTCGCGACGCAGCCGCAATCTCAAGAGGAAGTGTGCGCGCCGGATACCGAACCGTCTCAGCAGGGCGTGGTCCGCAGGCGCAACGACTCCTTGTGCGCCGCACCGTCCAGTTCTAGAATCATCCCCGAGAGCAGGTTACAGAGCGCCTCAGCTTCTTTTGGGAGCAACCTCGACCTCTTATTGGACGGCAGCACGGGAACGACGACCATCAGTGAACAGACCAAGAGTTTTCTGTCACCTGTCAAGCGAGCGCCAGTCACGGATCGTTTGAATGGGCAGCCTTCATCACCTAAACGGTCGCCCCGCAAGATCAGGAAGAAAGACAGCCAGGGAACCCTGCCCTTAGATTGCTACTTTGGCAGGAAAGCTCAGAAGAGGAAAGACGATGCTCCAAAAGAAACAAGTGCGGCAAAGGTACCCAGGTTGGAACCAACATCCTACAAAGGTGACATGGTGATAGAAATTAAGCAGGAAGCGCTTTTGCCACCTGAGCAGCACGAGCAGTATACAAGCTTAGCTGATGAAGAACAAAATATGGCACTTGATGCAGGAGAGTCCGCTTCAATGTCGTCGCGGTGGTGTGCGGAGCCCTCTCAAGAACCGCTATCTCAGTCGAGGAGCAGGAAACAGTACGTCACTGAGCCATGTGATGCTTCTGTGGAACCATCAACTAATGGTAGTCGCAACCTAGATGACCTCCTGGTTGAAACAAGCAAAGTTGTCGTTGAGTTTGCAGACCTAGTTCTCCATCGTGCTAAGACAGCCTCGACAACACAAGCTACAGTGTCGACGCCGACTGTGCCGAACTTTAAGCGATTTCGAAAAGCCCACCAGGCTCACCTAGTTGGTTTGCCAAAGATTATTGGTGGGCCTGACCTAGAAGTTTTCGTCCCCGATGTACCGAGGCACGAGTTTGAAGATGCTGAAGAAGAAGAGCCCGATGAGCTCAGTCGCTTATTTGACTATCGCCCAGCAGATGGGAAACGAAGGCGCCTTGTATGA